One stretch of Passer domesticus isolate bPasDom1 chromosome 2, bPasDom1.hap1, whole genome shotgun sequence DNA includes these proteins:
- the COMMD6 gene encoding COMM domain-containing protein 6 isoform X1 produces MAGGSAGALAAALGALDGGGAADKIRLIPQDFFAELCEQIIQHLNHKIPGINTSELCQRIQTSGVDINIGDLAKVANTLSFLFSTAARNNLSTEELVTTLGSGVSTLPKHAVQVIRHVWNEQGKAIALSEDARNTATVGQFVDMKWKLGVAMSSDTCRSLKYPYVTVTLTVADPSGQITDKSFEMTIPQFKNFFRQFKEMASVLETV; encoded by the exons ATGGCGGGCGGCTCGGCGGGCGCGCTGGCCGCGGCGCTGGGGGCGCTGG ATGGTGGTGGTGCAGCAGACAAGATTCGTTTAATACCTCAAGACTTTTTTGCAGAGCTG TGTGAGCAAATAATTCAACATCTGAACCATAAGATCCCAGGTATAAATACATCTGAATTGTGTCAG AGAATTCAAACATCGGGGGTTGACATTAATATTGGTGACCTGGCAAAAGTAGCTAACACTCTTTCATTTCTGTTTAG CACAGCAGCCAGAAACAACCTCTCTACTGAGGAACTCGTCACCACCTTGGGCAGTGGTGTCAGCACTCTGCCAAAACACGCGGTTCAAGTTATTCGTCACGTGTGGAATGAGCAGGGCAAAGCCATTGCTCTGTCAGAAGATGCAAGAAATACGGCCACAGTGGGGCAG TTTGTAGATATGAAATGGAAACTGGGAGTTGCGATGAGCTCTGACACCTGCAGGTCTCTGAAGTACCCGTATGTCACAGTGACACTAACAGTGGCAGACCCTTCAGGACAAATAACAGACAAGTCTTTTGAAATGACGATCCCACAGTTCAAG AACTTCTTCAGACAGTTCAAGGAAATGGCATCTGTTCTTGAAACAGTTTGA
- the COMMD6 gene encoding COMM domain-containing protein 6 isoform X2, producing MAGGSAGALAAALGALDGGGAADKIRLIPQDFFAELCEQIIQHLNHKIPGINTSELCQRIQTSGVDINIGDLAKVANTLSFLFSTAARNNLSTEELVTTLGSGVSTLPKHAVQVIRHVWNEQGKAIALSEDARNTATVGQFVDMKWKLGVAMSSDTCRSLKYPYVTVTLTVADPSGQITDKSFEMTIPQFKELISISLALL from the exons ATGGCGGGCGGCTCGGCGGGCGCGCTGGCCGCGGCGCTGGGGGCGCTGG ATGGTGGTGGTGCAGCAGACAAGATTCGTTTAATACCTCAAGACTTTTTTGCAGAGCTG TGTGAGCAAATAATTCAACATCTGAACCATAAGATCCCAGGTATAAATACATCTGAATTGTGTCAG AGAATTCAAACATCGGGGGTTGACATTAATATTGGTGACCTGGCAAAAGTAGCTAACACTCTTTCATTTCTGTTTAG CACAGCAGCCAGAAACAACCTCTCTACTGAGGAACTCGTCACCACCTTGGGCAGTGGTGTCAGCACTCTGCCAAAACACGCGGTTCAAGTTATTCGTCACGTGTGGAATGAGCAGGGCAAAGCCATTGCTCTGTCAGAAGATGCAAGAAATACGGCCACAGTGGGGCAG TTTGTAGATATGAAATGGAAACTGGGAGTTGCGATGAGCTCTGACACCTGCAGGTCTCTGAAGTACCCGTATGTCACAGTGACACTAACAGTGGCAGACCCTTCAGGACAAATAACAGACAAGTCTTTTGAAATGACGATCCCACAGTTCAAG GAGTTGATCAGCATCAGCCTTGCATTGCTGTGA